A genomic stretch from Psilocybe cubensis strain MGC-MH-2018 chromosome 1, whole genome shotgun sequence includes:
- a CDS encoding Ribosome assembly protein rrb1 encodes MSKRAASEAQTGQPFLKATVDGIKRENVVMDEMGEFEDAWEDDIESDEEVVNGNDEGNDDDGMDVDEVLPAIEESDELPQAHQVFIPGRDTLGKDEILEPDDSVYIMRHSMSVNWPCLSFDILKDNLGDQRKRFPETAYIVAGTQADAANKNEVVVCKMSSLHRTQKDGNNSDSENEDDEDDDDLDEDAILEYRSIPHVGGVNRIRAQPTSSYPLPSQPYHVATWADTGKVHIWDIRRLIESLDVPGYTYDKTRAQTPVFTINSHGMAEGFAMDWAASGPSSLRLLTGDVHSKIFLTTSTPSGFNALSQPFISHTSSIEDLQWSPTEPTVFASCSADRSIRLWDVRTKGRKSVAGIETAHDSDVNVISWNKLTSYLIVSGGDEGAIKAWDLRNVQKSGTKSIDPAPVASFTWHKAPITSIEWHPTEESTFAAGGADDQVTLWDLAVEQDDDEAGMGESFNGESEVPPQLLFVHQGQRDVKEIHWHPQIPGSVISTAADGFNIFKTISV; translated from the exons ATGTCAAAACGGGCTGCGAGCGAAGCTCAGACAGGGCAGCCTTTTTTAAAAGCTACTGTAGATGGGATTAAACGAGAAAATGTTGTTATGGATGAAATGGGGGAATTTGAGGATGCTTGGGAGGATGATATCGAAAGCGACGAAGAGGTAGTGAACGGAAACGACGAGGgaaacgacgacgatg GaatggatgttgatgagGTTCTCCCCGCTATCGAGGAATCAGACGAATTGCCTCAAGCACATCAGGTCTTCATTCCTGGTCGAGATACCTTGGGAAAAGACGAAATTCTTGAACCTGACGATTCCGTTTATATCATGCGTCATTCCATGAGCGTTAACTGGCCCTGCTTATCATTTGATATATTAAAAGACAACCTCGGAGACCAACGAAAACGGTTTCCTGAAACTGCTTATATTGTCGCAGGAACTCAAGCTGATGCAGCAAACAAAAACGAGGTCGTAGTATGCAAAATGAGTTCTCTCCACCGAACGCAAAAGGACGGCA ACAATTCGGATTCCGAaaacgaagacgatgaagacgacgatgatttggatgaagatgccATTCTTGAATACCGATCAATCCCCCATGTCGGTGGTGTGAACAGAATCCGTGCTCAGCCAACATCGTCCTATCCCCTTCCATCACAACCATATCATGTCGCAACTTGGGCTGACACCGGAAAAGTCCACATATGGGACATTCGTCGTTTAATTGAATCGCTTGACGTCCCCGGCTACACTTACGATAAAACTCGCGCACAAACTCCTGTGTTTACAATAAACTCACATGGCATGGCCGAAGGATTTGCAATGGACTGGGCTGCATCCGGACCTTCATCTCTTCGGTTATTGACAGGCGACGTGCATTCCAAAATCTTCTTGACAACCTCCACACCTTCAGGATTCAACGCTCTATCACAGCCGTTCATTTCTCACACATCGAGTATTGAAGATCTGCAGTGGAGTCCGACCGAACCAACAGTATTTGCCTCATGCTCAGCAGACCGCAGTATCAGACTTTGGGATGTGCGAACCAAAGGACGAAAAAGTGTAGCTGGAATTGAGACCGCTCATGACAGCGATGTAAATGTCATCAGCTGGAATAAATTAACAAGTTACCTGATAGTCAGTGGAGGTGACGAAGGAGCGATCAAGGCATGGGATCTTCGAAATGTCCAGAAATCAGG AACAAAATCCATCGACCCAGCACCTGTTGCCTCATTCACATGGCACAAAGCACCCATCACATCTATCGAGTGGCACCCAACTGAAGAATCCACTTTCGCAGCCGGAGGTGCAGACGATCAAGTCACGCTGTGGGACCTTGCTGTCGAacaagatgacgacgaagcaGGCATGGGCGAATCTTTCAATGGAGAGAGTGAAGTCCCGCCGCAGCTACTTTTCGTCCATCAGGGACAAAGAGATGTCAAAGAAATTCATTGGCATCCGCAAATACCAGGATCAGTTATCAGCACGGCTGCAGATGGTTTCAacatttttaaaaccatttcAGTCTGA
- a CDS encoding Integral membrane protein sed5 gives MSIQDRTHEFKSCVDSIRSRTAIGNRASEAKQRLLQANTKSGAKGEFSRMASSIGKDISATTIKLNKLGQLAKRKTLFDDRPVEISELTFIIKQDIANINKQIAALQTYVKQRHGSSTTPEAKMIDEHNNNIVMMLQGKLATTSMTFKDVLELRTQACLDACGIFSRTYFSAANQAPSLLYNPQRNDPMGDGSSNPYDQKGKGRAPQNGDVLSLDLNSAEEGGGSSRNGFMQMQLVEQQDSYIQQRSTAIESIETTIAELGQIFTQLANMVAEQRETVQRIDADTHDIMSNVSGAQRELLKYYASISSNRWLMLKIFGVLIVFFLVFILVS, from the exons ATGTCCATTCAAGACCGCACTCACGAATTCAAATCATGCGTAGACTCAATACGCAGCAGGACTGCTATTGGAAATCGCGCTTCAGAGGCAAAGCAGCGTCTGCTCCAAGCCAATACTAAATCCGGGGCGAAAGGCGAGTTTTCTCGAATGGCCTCGTCTATTGGCAAGGATATCAGTGCAACTACGATCAAACTGAACAAGCTGGGGCAAT TGGCTAAACGAAAGACACTATTTGACGACCGGCCGGTCGAAATCAGC GAGCTTACTTTCATCATAAAACAAGACATTGCCAATATCAACAAGCAGATAGCGGCACTTCAGACTTATGTTAAACAACGACATGGATCCTCAACGACCCCGGAGGCCAAAATGATAGACGAACATAATAACAACATCGTAATGATGCTTCAAGGCAAACTCGCAACCACGAGTATGACATTTAAAGACGTGCTAGAGCTTCGGACGCAGGCATGTCTCGACGCATGTGGAATATTTTCTCGAACTTACTTT TCCGCTGCCAATCAGGCCCCTTCTC TGCTTTATAACCCTCAGCGTAATGATCCTATGGGTGATGGAAGCTCAAATCCATATGACcaaaagggcaagggcaggGCACCACAAAATGGAGACGTTCTATCTCTGGATCTCAACTCCGCTGAGGAGGGTGGAGGGAGCTCTAGAAACGGATTCATGCAAATGCAACTTGTAGAGCAGCAG GACTCGTATATTCAACAACGATCAACCGCGATTGAATCCATTGAGACAACTATCGCCGAGCTGGGACAGATTTTTACACAACTGGCCAACATGGTCGCGGAGCAACGGGAAACAGTCCAACGCATTGACGCCGATACACATGATATCATGTCAAATGTGAGCGGTGCTCAGCGGGAACTTCTAAAATACTACGCAAGTATCTCAAGCAATCGCTGGTTGATGCTCAAGATATTTGGCGTTCTCATCGTGTTT TTCCTTGTCTTCATTCTCGTATCATGA
- a CDS encoding Myosin regulatory light chain 2, smooth muscle minor isoform — protein MSRYPDYLTPNTTPLKLTKGQKSRARREPSGVFSLFQAPQIQQFKEAFQLIDHDKDGWVNESDLKEIFASLGISPSKQMLDELLSARPGGDTRTETGNERGINFTMFLTMMSERLFEFDTEGELLEAFGSFDENDAGVVKVEEMKKWLSEVGEGMDERAIDRLLKGPFTDRVGNFNYREWVKVLRVNDAEEENTF, from the exons ATGTCGCGCTATCCCGACTACCTGACGCCGAACACGACGCCGTTGAAGCTGACCAAAGGACAAAAGTCACGGGCGCGACGGGAGCCCTCTGGGGTATTTTCGCTGTTCCAAGCTCCGCAGATCCAGCAATTCAAGGAGGCGTTCCAGCTGATAGACCACGACAAGGACGGGTGGGTGAACGAGAGCGACCTGAAAGAGATATTTGCgagcctgg GAATCTCGCCATCGAAGCAAATGCTGGATGAACTGCTGAGCGCGCGACCTGGAGGCGACACGCGAACAGAGACGGGGAACGAGCGAGGAATCAATTTTACAATGTTCCTGACGATGATGAGCGAGCGGCTGTTTGAATTTGACACAGAAGGAGAGCTGCTGGAGGCATTTGGATCGTTTGACGAGAACGACGCGGGGGTGGTGAAAGTAGAGGAAATGAAAAAGTGGCTGAGCGAGGTTGGAGAGGGAATGGACGAGCGGGCG ATTGACCGGCTGCTCAAGGGCCCCTTCACCGACCGAGTTGGGAATTTCAACTACCGGGAGTGGGTAAAGGTACTGCGGGTGAATGAcgcggaggaggagaataCATTTTAG
- a CDS encoding Microsomal glutathione S-transferase 3: MSISVTLPDSFGYVGASLLSTVFLLLGQGSTVGKYRKRAGIAYPQMYAEKAQADASKDAFQFNCAQRAHQNTLEYIPLVYAITIMTGIKYPIFAASSCALWTLSRISYSRGYIQGGPEKRVNILYLLGTVVGIIGQTAAATYVVGSWVYADLAAKFL; the protein is encoded by the exons ATGTCTATTAGTGTGACTCTTCCGGACAG CTTCGGCTATGTGGGTGCCTCTCTTCTTTCAACGGTTTTCCTCCTCTTGGGACAGGGCTCCACGGTCGGGAAATACAGAAAACGAGCTGGAATAGCCTATCCTCAGATGTATGCGGAAAAGGCCCAAGCAGACGCCTCCAAGGACGCGTTCCAATTTAATTGTGCTCAAC GTGCTCATCAAAACACACTCGAATACATTCCACTTGTATATGCCAT TACCATAATGACCGGTATCAAGTACCCCATCTTCGCTGCTTCGTCGTGCGCTCTGTGGACCTTGTCTCGCATTTCATACTCGAGAGGCTACATTCAAGGCGGCCCAGAGAAG CGCGTGAATATTCTCTATCTTCTGGGCACTGTCGTTGGAATAATTG GTCAAACTGCTGCTGCGACGTATGTTGTTGGTAGCTGGGTGTATGCAGACCTCGCGGCAAAGTTCTTGTAA
- a CDS encoding Putative transcription initiation factor TFIID 111 kDa subunit: protein MSAQDENDAISALTGFSINHVLGDLALPVGEQLTNRLGISGIPALNSSQIYSDKWDEDDAVGPEQGEDWEDEIDREMREEEEEDGTAIKQEVHSPGGLRQKQKRIRVVKRLVERPKSVYERFPAFEKDKILDFSELFKGYAVRKSRLSKRPYQVETVYPRKRENPKGFLDAVVGDAKRQVENKRVEEVVSSGNVEADLRKALEEREHTSVPVMMPLDDRTFDLVLLSNWEDQIVYGPENNHNASSQSLTAPSQEKDLTTPINKALESGSWTQSIIWSPKAPFRDFTQLEFNHEDDVTPEERPAETVRPRKRLRADGGQVKDKFNLSNDAFYEVAKDGGKHRVRQTFGQLVVEHAYPAQKLQLPFYKTRLSKQEARSFHRPALQFPSNIELRFSKVRTAKKKKDKAGRKLGKGGNVGEGLRKTSDLSLRDTSNFVLWEYSEEHPPIIPNFGMGSVLVNYYRKKDEKDEHVPKGDLGFPFVLEPQDESPFMKFGYVYPGQTIPALYNNLMRAPLFRHKPYPTDFLVVRNTIKGDTKYYLREIKNLFVIGQTYPVTEVPGPHSRKITNTIKYRLQIIAFKLLKKSQGERLKISRLMKYFPDQNELQMRQRLKEFMEYHRRGPHQGFWRLKPNWTVPTDAEMLKMVGPEQVVLTESMQVGQRHLQDAGYSHAADVAEGDESNLSIEQQLAPWITTKNFLFATQAKAMLRLHGEGDPSGRGEAFSFIRISMKDIFVKAGEDYEQKMAEAENRPKSAHRYNVAEQQLIYKSEIERIWKAQFDSLSRKDEPQLSDEEDKKDAKKPPTQSSHVAGPSGPSNRASPAPSRGSSLEREREGSIGPDGSKSVLRIKRLIDGVWQTEIIRDPAVIRAYVRGRQALEEEATLADSLAPTGDADKDKRAKKRLEEEIARMKKNQERRLHRKNAKIVKEGGTPMQLNRPVKPDTTRRCGHCGQMGHMKTNRKCPRWAEFNSGAVPSTPSGSAPSPQPTNLPNLGFNRGPLPPVFGHPAAVPSPLATSPPMSALDDDIIPATPSASGPKIKLTLKRT, encoded by the exons ATGTCCGCCCAGGATGAAAACGATGCTATCTCAGCTTTGACTGGGTTCTCAATCAACCATGTTCTTGGTGACCTCGCTTTACCGGTGGGGGAGCAGCTTACCAACAGACTAGGCATATCTGGAATTCCAGCTTTGAACTCGAGCCAAATATATAGCGACAAATGGGACGAAGACGATGCTGTTGGGCCAGAACAAGGCGAGGATTGGGAGGATGAGATAGACAGGGAGATgcgcgaggaggaggaagaggacggCACGGCTATCAAACAAGAGGTCCACTCTCCAGGCGGACTGCGTCAGAAACAGAAGCGTATCCGTGTTGTGAAGCGTCTCGTAGAGCGTCCCAAGAGCGTTTATGAACGCTTTCCTGCTTTCGAGAAAGATAAAATTCTGGACTTCAGCGAATTGTTCAAGGGTTATGCCGTTCGAAAGTCACGTCTGTCTAAGCGTCCATATCAAG TCGAAACCGTATATCCGCGCAAAAGAGAGAACCCGAAAGGTTTCCTAGACGCTGTCGTGGGTGATGCCAAACGACAGGTAGAAAACAAACGAGTAGAAGAGGTCGTCTCGTCAGGGAATGTCGAGGCTGATCTTCGAAAGGCTTTAGAA GAACGCGAGCATACGAGCGTGCCCGTCATGATGCCATTGGATGACCGCACTTTCGATCTGGTACTACTCTCTAACTGGGAAGATCAAATAGTTTATGGTCCAGAAAATAACCACAATGCCTCGTCCCAAAGTCTTACAGCACCCAGTCAAGAGAAAGACCTAACAACCCCAATCAATAAAGCCTTGGAATCTGGTTCTTGGACTCAAAGTATTATCTGGAGCCCTAAAGCCCCCTTCCGTGACTTTACACAATTAGAATTCAATCACGAAGACGATGTGACACCCGAAGAAAGACCAG CGGAGACGGTCCGTCCAAGGAAGAGACTAAGGGCAGACGGAGGCCAAGTTAAAGATAAATTTAATCTCTCCAACGACGCCTTCTATGAGGTGGCCAAAGATGGTGGGAAGCATCGTGTGCGACAAACATTTGGCCAGCTTGTTGTGGAGCATGCCTATCCGGCTCAAAAATTGCAGTTGCCATTT TACAAAACTCGGCTATCGAAACAAGAAGCTCGATCATTTCATCGTCCAGCTTTGCAATTTCCCTCGAACATTGAACTGCGGTTTTCTAAAGTGCGAActgcgaagaagaagaaagataaGGCCGGTCGGAAACTTGGAAAAGGTGGCAACGTCGGAGAAGGATTGCGGAAAACGAGCGATCTCAGTCTTCGCGACACGTCGAATTTTGTTCTCTGGGAATATTCT GAAGAGCATCCTCCAATCATACCTAACTTTGGCATGGGAAGTGTTCTTGTCAACTATTATCGcaagaaagatgaaaaagaTGAGCATGTTCCAAAA GGCGATCTTGGGTTCCCATTTGTCCTAGAGCCTCAAGACGAATCTCCATTTATGAAATTTGGATATGTATATCCTGGTCAGACAATCCCAGCGCTCTACAACAATCTCATGAGAGCGCCCCTCTTCCGTCACAAGCCTTATCCGACTGATTTCCTTGTCGTAAG AAACACTATCAAGGGTGATACAAAATATTACCTTCGAGAAATCAAAAATCTTTTCGTCATTGGTCAGACGTATCCTGTAACTGAGGTTCCAGGGCCCCATTCACGCAAAATAACCAACACGATCAAATACCGTTTACAAATTATCGCTTTCAAGCTACTGAAGAAAAGTCAAGGGGAACGTCTGAAAATATCGAGATTAATGAAATATTTTCCGGACCAGAACGAGTTACAAATGCGGCAACGTCTCAAG GAATTCATGGAATATCATCGACGTGGCCCTCACCAAGGATTTTGGCGTCTGAAACCTAACTGGACGGTTCCCACGGACGCAGAAATGCTGAAGATGGTAGGCCCCGAGCAAGTTGTTCTCACAGAAAGTATGCAGGTTGGACAACGACATCTGCAAGATGCAGGATACAGCCATGCTGCTGATGTTGCTGAAGGGGATGAATCCAATCTCTCTATCGAACAACAGTTGGCCCCCTGGATCACAACAAAAAATTTCTTATTTGCCACACAAGCCAAGGCCATGCTCCGACTCCACGGTGAAGGAGATCCATCTGGTCGTGGTGAAGCGTTTAGTTTCATCAGGATCTCAATGAAGGATATTTTCGTTAAAGCGGGCGAAGATTACGAGCAGAAAATGG CGGAAGCCGAAAATAGGCCCAAATCTGCCCACCGGTACAATGTTGCCGAACAGCAACTCATCTACAAGTCGGAAATCGAGCGCATATGGAAAGCGCAGTTCGATTCTCTCAGTCGTAAAGATGAGCCACAGTTGTCAGATGAGGAAGACAAGAAGGATGCAAAGAAACCGCCGACACAATCTTCGCATGTCGCGGGTCCTTCGGGGCCGTCTAACCGTGCCTCCCCCGCGCCCAGTCGAGGTTCCTCTTTAGAACGCGAGAGAGAAGGTAGTATAGGACCTGACGGAAGTAAAAGCGTTCTAAGGATAAAGAGACTT ATTGACGGTGTATGGCAGACGGAAATTATTAGAGACCCAGCTGTTATCAGGGCGTATGTGCGGGGAAGACAAGCactggaagaagaggcgACACTTGCCGATTCGCTGGCACCCACTGGAGATGCCGACAAAGATAAACGAGCTAAGAAGAG GCTTGAGGAAGAAATCGCCCGCATGAAGAAGAATCAAGAACGGCGGTTGCATCGTAAGAATGCAAAGATAGTCAAAGAGGGAGGGACTCCCATGCAGCTCAACCGACCTGTCAAACCGGACACGACG CGACGATGTGGGCATTGTGGTCAGATGGGGCATATGA AAACGAATAGGAAATGTCCTCGTTGGGCTGAATTTAATAGCGGCGCAGTACCGTCGACACCGTCCGGTTCTGCTCCCAGCCCACAACCCACCAATCTGCCAAACTTGGGGTTCAACCGAGGCCCACTTCCACCCGTGTTTGGCCACCCTGCAGCCGTCCCTTCGCCACTGGCGACCAGTCCTCCCATGTCAGCGTTGGACGATGATATCATTCCTGCGACCCCGTCCGCTTCGGGTCCCAAAATAAAGTTGACATTGAAACGGACATGA
- a CDS encoding putative RNA-binding protein (putative RNA-binding protein C365.04c), whose protein sequence is MNSTQKLTKKQKKGLAFRERKTGKGQTKNAVVDDMETNAIPLMEDQDLAGSDSYPSEIPGGDDETKGKTTNVQNRVEGEPKEGKVGAKGKGKGKGKAETETSIVAVEKMKGQPKKRKRSDEDEAEKDGDENLQDGVKKKSKRKKVDGDKVIGGKADKPTKQRFILFLGNLKYTTTEEAIKAHFAVCDPPPTIRLLTPKQTTPVSSQRPKSKGCAFLEFSHRNALQQGLKLHQSMLDGRMINVELTAGGGGKGESRLMKVRERNKALLGQREERIEKEAKQDNSFPNLPSKPQRFSATSGLEQRPTSRKTWTVGDIDDGITHRGGTRHRKKSKAPSKTWGTGVNAIPVG, encoded by the exons ATGAATAGCACACAAAAGCTGacgaagaaacagaagaaaGGACTTGCATTCCGCGAACGCAAGACAGGAAAaggacaaaccaaaaatgcCGTCGTCGATGACATGGAAACTAATGCAATCCCTCTCATGGAAGACCAAGATCTCGCTGGCTCTGACAGCTATCCGTCTGAAATTCCAGGAGGTGACGACGAGACGAAAGGCAAAACAACAAACGTCCAGAACAGGGTTGAAGGCGAGCCTAAAGAAGGCAAAGTGGGGgccaaaggcaaaggcaaaggcaaaggcaaggCAGAGACAGAGACTTCTATTGTGGCCGTGGAAAAGATGAAGGGTCAGCCGAAGAAGCGGAAAAGAagtgatgaggatgaggctGAGAAGGATGGGGATGAAAATCTACAGGAcggagtcaaaaaaaaatcaaaacgcAAGAAAGTTGACGGCGACAAGGTCATTGGCGGAAAGGCTGATAAACCAACTAAGCAACGATTTATTCTTTTCCTTG GCAACCTGAAATATACCACCACGGAAGAAGCTATCAAGGCTCACTTTGCAGTCTGTG ACCCGCCACCGACAATACGCCTTCTTACCCCCAAACAGACCACGCCAGTTTCTTCACAGAGACCGAAGTCGAAAGGCTGCGCATTTTTGGAATTCTCTCATCGGAATGCTCTTCAGCAGGGCTTGAAGCTTCACCAATCTATGCTTGACGGCCGCATGATCAATGTAGAGCTCACTGCTGGTGGGGGTGGCAAGGGAGAATCACGATTGATGAAAGTTAGAGAACGAAACAAAGCTCTGCTAGGACAACGC GAGGAACGCATTGAGAAAGAGGCGAAACAAGATAATTCCTTCCCAAATCTACCCAGCAAACCTCAAAGGTTTTCTGCCACCTCCGGTTTGGAACAGAGACCCACTAGTCGGAAAACATGGACTGTTGGTGATATTGATGACGGCATAACGCACAGAGGTGGAACACGGCATCgaaaaaagtcaaaagcTCCTTCGAAGACATGGGGAACGGGGGTAAATGCCATTCCAGTTGGATAG
- a CDS encoding pH-response transcription factor (pH-response transcription factor pacC/RIM101), with translation MSPALPPSPSASPAAHPTDSPADNDAPPPQEPQTHRCLWGDCEHAFVDPETLYNHLCNDHIGRKSTNNLCLTCNWKDCGTTCAKRDHITSHLRVHTPLKPHVCEICKKSFKRPQDLKKHEKIHTEEHHQQHKHSKAITVVDPAYVSRVRGDSAARSVSKPGSNGPLRQSSVRPKSHSASPSDAAHFALLPTPSPELGHPSAHPHSHHHQHQHQGSHELFMQSSQSMSSWDALRPDAVATGSKRSHDYNVDDFFTDMKKHPSNVCPSGMAERLNHIAYQQGGGGPHHSNFNPRSVSLDIRTPEELAAVNEFLVTLGRDVSGANGRQQQPSSHSSFSNDNYFDSNNLSQLGLTGMPGMPPHNSNFSESSYGASNNSSLPPPPPPQHYSSAYHSSRSHSSVQPQPQYSNNMYMNEPSLSYPGEYGSSNSGHRSNRSHHPGSTNSFQNPYAHAHHPTPPLDNSSPHSTVSTPVTMTPPQVPLMMPPYDGLRPSRGAPQPVTLSPPEYAQKNIRAMIQLKSVPTMSRPVLPPPPVERKLPLRLHQAPVSASSSSSSKQGSLYPLLTSGDIQYKLPPIKQMYRSPSPPSPSRESTPSSTHSSPLSQTTVLPGIRSIASGGHSPDSDDLTHEIGRIELDRTKDIPQEERKRHAKLILDLLVSINKDFKSRYQHGSSDVEMSVA, from the exons ATGTCGCCCGCTCTCCCCCCGTCCCCCTCCGCGTCCCCCGCCGCTCACCCGACTGACTCTCCCGCCGACAACGACGCTCCCCCGCCCCAGGAGCCCCAGACTCACCGCTGTCTCTGGGGCGACTGCGAGCATGCCTTTGTCGACCCCGAGACCCTCTACAACCATCTCTGCAACGACCATATTGGCCGCAAGAGCACAAACAATCTCTGTCTCACCTGCAACTGGAAGGACTGTGGCACCACCTGTGCAAAGCGCGACCACATCACCAGCCATCTCCgag TCCACACTCCGCTCAAGCCGCACGTCTGCGAG ATCTGCAAAAAGTCCTTCAAGCGTCCCCAGGATCTCAAGAAGCATGAAAAGATCCACACCGAGGAGCATCACCAGCAGCACAAGCATTCCAAGGCCATCACCGTCGTCGATCCAGCCTATGTCTCCCGCGTTCGTGGCGACTCGGCAGCTCGCTCCGTCTCCAAGCCAGGCTCCAATGGTCCTCTCAGGCAGTCCAGCGTCCGTCCAAAGTCTCATTCCGCTTCGCCCTCCGATG CTGCCCATTTTGCCCTCTTACCCACGCCCTCTCCAGAATTAGGACACCCATCTGCACATCCCCactctcaccaccaccagcatcAGCACCAGGGCTCGCACGAGCTCTTCATGCAGTCCAGCCAATCCATGTCCTCGTGGGATGCCCTCAGGCCAGACGCCGTCGCAACCGGCTCAAAGCGCTCTCATGATTACAACGTGGACGATTTTTTCACGGACATGAAAAAAC ATCCCTCTAATGTCTGTCCATCAGGTATGGCGGAACGTCTCAACCACATCGCTTACCAACAGGGCGGTGGTGGTCCCCACCATTCCAATTTTAATCCCCGTTCCGTCTCTCTTGACATTCGCACTCCCGAGGAGCTCGCCGCCGTCAACGAGTTTCTTGTCACCCTCGGCCGTGATGTCTCTGGCGCCAATGGTCGCCAGCAACAACCCTCTTCTCATTCCTCTTTCAGTAACGACAATTATTTCGACAGCAACAATCTCAGTCAGCTTGGTCTCACTGGTATGCCTGGTATGCCCCCGCACAACTCCAACTTTTCAGAGTCCTCGTATGGTGCCAGTAACAACAGTTCgctcccaccaccaccgccaccccAGCATTACAGTTCTGCCTATCATTCGTCCCGCAGTCACTCGTCTGTCCAGCCCCAGCCCCAGTACAGCAACAACATGTACATGAATGAGCCCTCCCTGTCCTACCCTGGTGAATACGGCTCGTCGAACTCTGGACATCGCTCGAACCGGAGCCACCACCCCGGATCTACCAATTCGTTCCAGAATCCTTATGCACATGCCCATCATCCGACCCCTCCTCTGGACAACAGTTCTCCTCATTCCACAGTATCGACTCCTGTCACGATGACCCCTCCCCAGGTGCCACTGATGATGCCTCCATACGATGGTCTCCGCCCCTCCCGTGGCGCACCCCAGCCTGTAACTCTTTCGCCCCCAGAGTATGCGCAAAAGAATATACGCGCTATGATCCAGCTCAAATCCGTGCCGACGATGTCGCGGCCTGTTCTTCCGCCTCCGCCCGTTGAGCGCAAATTGCCTTTACGCTTACACCAGGCGCCGGTGTCAgcttcctcatcgtcgtcgtccaaaCAGGGATCATTATATCCCCTTTTGACATCAGGGGATATTCAGTACAAGCTCCCGCCCATCAAACAGATGTACAGGTCGCCGTCACCCCCTTCGCCTTCGCGTGAATCAACACCAAGCTCGACACACTCGTCACCCCTGTCGCAGACGACCGTGCTCCCTGGGATTCGTTCTATTGCATCGGGGGGACATTCTCCCGATTCGGATGATCTGACTCACGAGATTGGCCGCATCGAGCTGGACCGCACCAAGGATATTCCTCAAGAGGAGCGCAAGCGCCATGCTAAGCTCATACTTGATCTCCTCGTCTCCATCAATAAGGACTTTAAGAGTCGCTACCAGCATGGATCTTCCGACGTTGAGATGTCTGTTGCATGA